The following is a genomic window from Nisaea sediminum.
TTTCGGTTGCGGATCCTCGCGCGAGCATGCCCCTTGGGCGCTGCTCGATTTCGGTATCCGCTGCGTGATCTCCACCAGCTTCGCGGACATCTTCTTCAACAACTGCTTCAAGAACGGGATCCTGCCGATCAAGGTGACCAAGGAGCAGCTGGACGAGCTGATGGACGATGCCGAGAAGGGCTCCAACGCGGTTCTCGAGATCGATCTGGAAAACCAGGAAATCGGCCGCCCGAACGGCGAGAAGATCGCCTTCGAGGTCGACGAGTTCCGCAAGCACTGCCTTCTCAACGGTCTCGACGATATCGGCCTGACCATGGAGAAGGGCACTGCGATCGACAAGTTCGAGGACAAGGAAAAGACTGAGCGCCCCTGGCTCGCCGCCTCCTGACGGAAATTTTCCGCGAAATACGGAACCATTCCGGCGCTCAAGGGTTTCCCAAGAGCGCCGGGCTCTCTATAAAAAGCACGCATTTTCCGGCCCGCGCGAAGGCCGGTCTCACTAGGGTAAGCAGAATTCATGGCCTCCAATCGTAAAATGCTTGTTCTCGGCGGCGACGGGATCGGTCCCGAAGTCGTCAAGGAAGTGCTCCGCGTCGTCGACTGGATGGCGAAGAAGCGGTCTGTCAGTTTCGACCTGCAGGAAGGCCTTGTGGGCGGCGCCGCCTACGACAAGCACGGCACGCCGCTGACCGACGAGACCCTGGCCGATGCCGTGGATTCCGATGCCGTCCTGTTCGGTGCGGTCGGTGGCCCGCAGTACGACGACCTCCCGTTCGAGGTAAAGCCGGAGCGCGGCCTGCTGCGCCTGCGCAAGGAAATGGATCTCTTCGCCAACCTGCGCCCGGCGATGGTGTTCGACGCGATGGCCGATGCCTCCTCGCTGAAGCGGGAGCTGGTCGCAGGCCTCGACATCATGATCCTGCGCGAGCTGACCGGCGGCGTTTATTTCGGCCAGCCGCGCGGTATCGACGAGCTGCCGGACGGCACCAAGAAGGGTTACGACACCCAGGTCTACACGACCCCGGAAATCGAGCGCATTGGCCGGGTCGCCTTCGATCTCGCACGCAAGCGCGACAGCCGGGTGACCTCCGTCGAGAAGGCCAATGTCATGATGTCCGGCGTGCTCTGGCGGGAGGTCATGACCAACCTGCACAAGGCCGAGGGCGAAGGCGTCAAGCTCGACCACATGTATGCCGACAACTGCGCCATGCAGCTGGTCCGCAATCCGAAGCAGTTCGACGTCATCGTGACCGACAACCTCTTCGGTGACATTCTCTCGGACTGCGCCGCGATGCTGACCGGCTCGCTCGGCATGCTGCCGTCGGCCTCGCTCGGCGCCGTCGACGAGGTGACCGGCAAGCGCCACGCGCTCTACGAGCCGGTGCACGGCTCTGCGCCGGATATCGCAGGCAAGGGAATCGCGAACCCGATCGCCGAGATGCTCAGCTTCGCGATGGCGCTGCGGTATTCGTTCGATATGGGCGAGGAAGCGGACATGCTGGAGAAGGCGATCCAGAACGTCCTGAAATCGGGGCTGCGAACCGCGGACATCATGCAGGACGGCATGGCACGCGTCTCGACTACGGTCATGACCGACAGCCTGCTTAAAGAGCTGGATAAACTCGTATCGGGATAGCCCCCTCCCAACCAGCATTGCTTGAATTTACTCGGCGGGGGGCGTAAGTCTCCCGCCGAAGTCGTTTATGGACTTCAACAACAAAAGGAATGGACCAGAACCATGGGCTATAAAGTTGCCGTAGTCGGCGCAACCGGCGCCGTTGGTCGTGAAATGCTTTCCACTCTCGCCGAGCGCGATTTTCCGGCGACCGAAGTCGTCGCGCTGGCTTCCGAGAAATCGGTGGGCACCGAAGTGTCCTACGGCGAGGACAAGACGCTCAAGGTCCAGAACCTCTCGACTTACGACTTCAAAGGCACCGACATCGCCCTGTTCTCCGCCGGCGGCTCGATCTCCGCGGAATACGGTCCGAAGGCGGCCGCGGCAGGTTGCGTGGTGATCGACAACAGCTCGCATTTCCGCATGGATCCGGACGTGCCGCTGGTGGTGCCGGAGGTGAACGCGAATGCCCTCGCGCGCTACGGCAAGCGCAACATCATCGCCAATCCGAACTGCTCGACCGCGCAGCTCGTCGTGGCGCTGAAGCCGCTGCACGACATGGCGAAGATCAAGCGCGCCGTTGTCTCCACCTACCAGTCGGTCTCCGGCGCCGGCAAGGAAGGCATGGACGAACTCTTTACCCAGACCCGGGCGATCTACGTGAACGACCCCGTCGAGAAGGAGAAGTTCACCAAGCAGATCGCGTTCAACGTGATCCCGCATATCGACGTCTTCATGGATGACGGCTCGACGAAGGAAGAATGGAAGATGACCGGGGAGACCAAGAAGATCCTCGATCCGGCGATCGAACTGGTCGCAACCTGCGTGCGCGTGCCGGTCTTCATCGGTCATTCCGAGGCGGTCTTCATCGAGACCGAGAAGCCGATCAGCGTCGAGGAAGCCCGTGCCGCGATGAGCAACTTCCCGGGGATTGTGGTGGTGGATCACCGCGAGGACGAAGGCTACGTCACCCCGCATGAATGCGCGGGCGAGGACGCGGTCTATGTCAGCCGTATCCGCAAGGACCCGACCGTGAAGAACGGTCTCGTCTTCTGGTGCGTCTCGGACAACCTGCGCAAGGGCGCGGCCCTCAACGCGGTGCAGATTGCGGAAGCGCTGGTGAAGGATCACCTCAAGAAGGCCGCCTGAGCCTTCTATAGATACGTAAAGGAACGGCCGGGGAAACGTCCCGGCCGTTTTTTTATTTTCGATTTTTCTACTATTGCGTTCACGGTTCGACTGTCTGTTTCGTCCCTACTGCACGGCCCTGAGTAAAAAATTACTCAGACCGTCGCATTCAAAGCACAGAACACTTTCAACGTGTCGGGGCTTCACGTGGGGACTGGTAACCAGGACAGCGGCAATGGCCGGACTGCGCCCGGAGCGGGTCTGTCCGGCGATCTCTTCGCAGAGGCGACGCGGAGTGCGGTGGATCTCATCGCGCGTTCGGCCGGCGGATTTGCCGGTCCGGTTCCCGTACGAGAGGTTCCAGCGCCGCCTCCCCCGCGTCCCGCACCTTCCGAAGCCGGGCAGCTGCCGCCGGAAGATTTCTGGGAACTCTGGTCGACCCATCAGAACCAACTCTTAAGACAATGCATGCGCCTGATGTCCGGGAACATGGCGGACGCCGAGGATGCCCTTGGAAATGCCCTGGTCCGGGCCTCGTCTCATTTTGCCGAAGGCGGCGGCGAGGGCATCGCAAATCAGCGCGCCTGGCTGTCGCGTCTGGTGCACAATTCCTGCATCGATTTCTATCGTGCGCGCGCGCGCCAGAAGCGCTGGACCGACGAGGTTCTGGCGATGGCGGACGGCGACGATATCCCGTCGGCTCCCACACCCGAGCCGACGCCGGAGGAAGTGGCGGAGACCGGCGAGGCCATGCGCACGCTGCAGGCGGCGCTCGACGAACTGCCGGAACTGCTGCGGGTGCCGCTGATGCTCCGGTTCCTCGAGGGGCTCTCCTACAAGGAGATCGCCGAGCGGCTCTGCATTCCCAATTGCACCGCCCGCAAGCGCGTCCAGCTGGCCCGCGAACGGCTGCGTCGCAGCGGCGCCGGGCCAACCTGAGATTTCTTGTTCACACCTATTGCGGGTGGTGCGTCATTGATGTGTTCGCGCCCAGTTGAGAGCAAGGCGAGACGGGGCGGACGGTCCTGAAACCAGCAGTATTGAGGAGACAGAGATGGCAATCCCAACTCCGGTCAACGGCCAGATCACCGACTCCGTCACCCAGGCCAATGTGAAGGTTCTGGGCGACTCCCCGGCGATGGCGATGGGAGCGATCTACCAGTCGCTCGCGCATTCCACGGGCATTCTCTATGAGAACGCCGTCAGTTCGCAGCAGCAGCTCGGCATCGCCGCGCAGGCCGCGACCAACCAGGGCGTGATCCAGATCTACAGCATCGACACCATGGCCGACGCGGTCGCGACGTCGAAGATCGGCAACAGCGACGTGCCGAACAACATGCTGTCGCTGCTGACGGCCCTGAAGGCGACGAGCACGGGTCCGGTCGGCTAAGGCCGTCCCGAGATCACTCGACCCTCGCACCCGGGGTAGACCCGCGGCGGTAGGCCCCGGGGTGCGGTAATCCCAACCAGCCGAGAGGATCGGACGCACCAGTGCAACCGGTAGGAAGCCCGCGGCAATGGGGAGTTTGGTTCCATTGTACGAGCGCATGTCCACTGCCGGTGCCCGGATGTCTGCCCCTGCGGCGAATGGAGTAATGCAATGGCAGACAATACACCGGTCAACGGCATGATCACCGACTCCGTCACCCAGGCCAATGTGAAGGTCCTGGGAGATGCGCCGGCAATGAGCATGGGGGCGATTTTCCAGTCGCTCGCGCACTCCACCGGCATTCTCTATGAGAACGCCGTGAGCTCGCAGCAACAGCTGCAGATCGCGGCCCAGGCCTCGACCAACCAGGGTGTGATCCAGGTTTACAGCGTGGACACCATGGCCGGGGCTGCGGCGACCTCGAAGATCGGCAACAGCGACGTGCCCAACAACATGCTGGCATTGCTGTCGTCCCTGAAAGCGGCCTCCGCGCCGGTTACCTGAGGTCGACGGTCCGAAGTGAGCGGAGGCGGCGCGAACTAGCGACCGCCTCCCCCCTTCCCCGCACGCACATTGTGCCTTGAGGAGAGTGACATGCCGGAACGAAGCTCCGTCAACGACCAGGTGACCGACTCGGTCACACAGACCAACACGATGACTCTCGGCTTGGCGCCGGCGAGTTCGGCGCTGCCGCTCTACACCTCCCTCGCGGAAGCGACGAGCGTGCTCTACGCCAACATGGTGTCGCATCAGCAGCAGAATGCCGTCGTCGGGACCTCGTCCCTGGTGGCGAGCGTCGACCGGCTGCTCAGCATCGACAAGCGGGCGTCGGAATCCGCGCAGGGAGCGATGATGAACAAGGTCCTCGACACGTTGAACGAGATGGACCGGCGCAAGACGCTGGCGTCTGCGGGCGAGGCGGCATTGCATTCGTTGGTGAAATGATCCGGCGGTCCCGGAGGTAGCGAGCCATGGCAGATTCGGTCAACAGCCAGATCACCGACGCGGTGACTCAGGCGAACGTCAAGGTCCTCGGCGAGGCGCCCGCGGAAGCGGTCGGAATGTCCTTCCAGGCCCTGTCGCACGCGACCGGTCTCGCGATGGAAAATGCCACCTCCACGCAAGGTGGGATGCAGCAGGTCGCGAACACGGCGACCTCCTCGATCTGCGCCCTCATCGTCGAGCTGGCGAGCCAGTGAGACGGGCCGGAAAAAAGAGTTCACGAGACGGCTCGAGAACCGTCTCCAGTAAGCCGGATCGGCCGTCGGCCGGTTCCCGGACCAACACCGGCGGTCGTGAAGCCGCCGCTCATGAAGGAGCAAGGATATGGCCATACCGACACCGGTGAACGGAATGATCACGGACTCCGTTACCCAGAGCAACGTCCAGACCCTCGGCTCGGCGCCGTCGGTCGCGATGGGAGCGATCTACCAGTCGCTCTCCCATTCGACGGGGATCCTTTACCAGAACACGGTGCAGCAGCAGCAGCAGGCGGCGATCTGCGCTCAGGCGGCGACCAACCAGGGCGTGATGCAGATCTACAGCGTCAACACAATGGCCGGCGCCACCGCGACCAGCAAGCTGGCCCAGTCGGACACCGCCGACACGCTGATGACGCTGCTGGTTGCGCTGGCAGCCTTGAAATAGGGCGGGCACAGCGACGGAACGGATAGGAGTCGTGTACGGGGGCTGAACCAATGGCAGATGATACGCCCGTCAATTCACAGATCACGGATGCCGTAACCCAGACCAACGTCAAGGTCCTCGGCGAGGCGCCGTCCCAGGCCATGGGCATGGTCTACCAGTCGATGGCGCATTCGATCTCGCTGGCGATGCAGAACGCGATGCAGGCCCAGGGCGGTCTGCAGCAGATCGGAAACGCCGTTACATCCAGCGCCTGCCGCCTCATTCTCGATGCGTCCCAGGGCGGCATGGGCGGCGACAAGAAATAGAGACCGCCGGCAGGCGGTTCGGGGAGAGTGACCGATGACCGACGACAGTGTGTTTGGCACGGATGACGCAACGCCGGATAACCCGTCCGGCACCACACCCGCGACCACAGGTTCCGGATCCGGAGCCAGCGGAACGGGCGCCGGCAGCTCCTCGGCCGGAACCGGCGCGACGGAGACCGGCGGATCCGCTGCGGGCGGGAACACCGACACCGGTTCGTCGTCGGGCGGATCTTCATCCTCGTCCACCGGGAGTTCGTCCGGTTCAACCGGCGGATCCTCCTCTGGTTCCGGATCTGGTGGAGCGTCGGCTTCGGGCGGCAGCTCGTCCTCCTCCGGCTCGCTTCCCGCGACCACGAGCGCGGGCCCGGGCGTGAATTCCCAGATCCTCGATGCGGTCAAGCAGTCCAACAGCACCGTGCTCGGGTCCGCCGGCAACAACGGGGCGGCGATCGCCTATCAGAAAGTCGCCCAGGCGGCTTCCTTCGCGGTACAGGATTCTACGGACTATCTGCGCAACATCATGGCGATGAGTTCCGCCGCGACCGGTGTGGCGCTGAAGAAGATGGTGGAGAATCCCGCGACCGCGGCTCAATACACGCCGGTGCTGACCGCGGCACAGGACGCCGTGACCGCGGCGCAGGAGAATTTCGCGGCGGTCGGAAGCGCCGCCGGAACGGTCGTCAGCGGTTTCCCGAGCGGCAGTTAACGTCCCCCTTTGCCCAGCCTCCGAAGGCCAGCCGACTGGACCCCACTCGCGGGGTCCTTTTTTTGCCCGCTCTGCAAAGTTTCCGTTCACATCTTTCGGCCTCAGGACGTCCGCATGGGTGAGGCGAGCGCGGCGCCGGCCAGGCCGGTATGCCCGCTTCCTCCGGACGCGAGGAGACCGAGATGGCCAAGAAGCCGACCAGCGGAAGACGGTCGCTGCGCCAGCGCGCGCGGGACCGGGTTGAGGATTACATCGAGGAAAAGATCACCGAAGCCGCCGAGCGGCTGGAGGAGAGCCTCGATCCGGAACCCGAAGAATTCGCCGAGCCCGAAGAATTCACCGAGGAAGAACTGATCCTGGCCGCGGGTGGTGGGGCGGAACCGGAAGAGATTCCGGAGCCGGAGACAACCGCCGAACCGGCGCTTTCCGAAGCACCGGACGAAGCGTATGCGGGGGATTCCGAGGAGATCCGGGAGACCGGCGATTTCGTGGAGGATGACGCGGAGGTGGCCGCGCCGTCGCCGGAACCGGTTGAAAAACCCGCCGGCACGTCGAAACCGGCCCCGTCCAGGAGTCCGCCGGCAAAGGGTGCGTCCCAGCCCAAGGGTACGGAGCCGGAGACACCGGTACCGGCGGCCGGCGGTGCGGCGAAGCAGGCCGCTCCGGTTTCGGAAGTACCGGCACCGCCGGATGCCGGCGCGGGTGTGATCAGCGAGGCGGCGGCCGTCGAAGCCGAGGCGCGCGCGGTGGAGGCGGCGGCAGAGGCATTCCAGAGCGGCTGAGCGCCGCAGACTGACGGAGCTCGCGATGAGCGACGAGGAAAACGACAAGCAGACGGATCCGGTTCAGGACCAGGTCGCGGCCGCGACCAACGGCGCCCTTCAGGGAGCGCTCAACACTCTCGCGGCGGCGGCGGTGGAGCGCGACCGGATCCTGGGGCAGTTCCAGGAACAGAAGGAACGGCTGGAATTCCAGCTACAACAGCAGAGGGCGCATGCGATGGATTATGTGGAGCAGACCCGGGCGGACACTCAGCAGCGGACCGGCGCGCCTTCGGGCCCGCCGCCGGGATCGGGAGCGGCCACGGATAAGGGGGGGCTGAAACTCTCTCCGGACCAGCAGTTCATCGCCGGGGT
Proteins encoded in this region:
- a CDS encoding RebB family R body protein, yielding MAIPTPVNGMITDSVTQSNVQTLGSAPSVAMGAIYQSLSHSTGILYQNTVQQQQQAAICAQAATNQGVMQIYSVNTMAGATATSKLAQSDTADTLMTLLVALAALK
- a CDS encoding RebB family R body protein, translated to MPERSSVNDQVTDSVTQTNTMTLGLAPASSALPLYTSLAEATSVLYANMVSHQQQNAVVGTSSLVASVDRLLSIDKRASESAQGAMMNKVLDTLNEMDRRKTLASAGEAALHSLVK
- a CDS encoding RebB family R body protein is translated as MAIPTPVNGQITDSVTQANVKVLGDSPAMAMGAIYQSLAHSTGILYENAVSSQQQLGIAAQAATNQGVIQIYSIDTMADAVATSKIGNSDVPNNMLSLLTALKATSTGPVG
- a CDS encoding RebB family R body protein — encoded protein: MADNTPVNGMITDSVTQANVKVLGDAPAMSMGAIFQSLAHSTGILYENAVSSQQQLQIAAQASTNQGVIQVYSVDTMAGAAATSKIGNSDVPNNMLALLSSLKAASAPVT
- a CDS encoding RebB family R body protein: MTDDSVFGTDDATPDNPSGTTPATTGSGSGASGTGAGSSSAGTGATETGGSAAGGNTDTGSSSGGSSSSSTGSSSGSTGGSSSGSGSGGASASGGSSSSSGSLPATTSAGPGVNSQILDAVKQSNSTVLGSAGNNGAAIAYQKVAQAASFAVQDSTDYLRNIMAMSSAATGVALKKMVENPATAAQYTPVLTAAQDAVTAAQENFAAVGSAAGTVVSGFPSGS
- a CDS encoding RebB family R body protein, with the protein product MADSVNSQITDAVTQANVKVLGEAPAEAVGMSFQALSHATGLAMENATSTQGGMQQVANTATSSICALIVELASQ
- a CDS encoding aspartate-semialdehyde dehydrogenase, whose product is MGYKVAVVGATGAVGREMLSTLAERDFPATEVVALASEKSVGTEVSYGEDKTLKVQNLSTYDFKGTDIALFSAGGSISAEYGPKAAAAGCVVIDNSSHFRMDPDVPLVVPEVNANALARYGKRNIIANPNCSTAQLVVALKPLHDMAKIKRAVVSTYQSVSGAGKEGMDELFTQTRAIYVNDPVEKEKFTKQIAFNVIPHIDVFMDDGSTKEEWKMTGETKKILDPAIELVATCVRVPVFIGHSEAVFIETEKPISVEEARAAMSNFPGIVVVDHREDEGYVTPHECAGEDAVYVSRIRKDPTVKNGLVFWCVSDNLRKGAALNAVQIAEALVKDHLKKAA
- the leuD gene encoding 3-isopropylmalate dehydratase small subunit yields the protein MDKFTKLSGVAAPMNIMNIDTDMIIPKNYLKTIKRSGLGKHAFAEMRYKDDGSENPDFVLNKPAYRKAQVIVAGENFGCGSSREHAPWALLDFGIRCVISTSFADIFFNNCFKNGILPIKVTKEQLDELMDDAEKGSNAVLEIDLENQEIGRPNGEKIAFEVDEFRKHCLLNGLDDIGLTMEKGTAIDKFEDKEKTERPWLAAS
- a CDS encoding RNA polymerase sigma factor, producing the protein MGTGNQDSGNGRTAPGAGLSGDLFAEATRSAVDLIARSAGGFAGPVPVREVPAPPPPRPAPSEAGQLPPEDFWELWSTHQNQLLRQCMRLMSGNMADAEDALGNALVRASSHFAEGGGEGIANQRAWLSRLVHNSCIDFYRARARQKRWTDEVLAMADGDDIPSAPTPEPTPEEVAETGEAMRTLQAALDELPELLRVPLMLRFLEGLSYKEIAERLCIPNCTARKRVQLARERLRRSGAGPT
- the leuB gene encoding 3-isopropylmalate dehydrogenase, whose product is MASNRKMLVLGGDGIGPEVVKEVLRVVDWMAKKRSVSFDLQEGLVGGAAYDKHGTPLTDETLADAVDSDAVLFGAVGGPQYDDLPFEVKPERGLLRLRKEMDLFANLRPAMVFDAMADASSLKRELVAGLDIMILRELTGGVYFGQPRGIDELPDGTKKGYDTQVYTTPEIERIGRVAFDLARKRDSRVTSVEKANVMMSGVLWREVMTNLHKAEGEGVKLDHMYADNCAMQLVRNPKQFDVIVTDNLFGDILSDCAAMLTGSLGMLPSASLGAVDEVTGKRHALYEPVHGSAPDIAGKGIANPIAEMLSFAMALRYSFDMGEEADMLEKAIQNVLKSGLRTADIMQDGMARVSTTVMTDSLLKELDKLVSG
- a CDS encoding RebB family R body protein, coding for MADDTPVNSQITDAVTQTNVKVLGEAPSQAMGMVYQSMAHSISLAMQNAMQAQGGLQQIGNAVTSSACRLILDASQGGMGGDKK